The region AAATAATATTGCAATGTGAGTTTTATTTGATTTTAGCGTTTTATAATAATTTAAATAATATAATATTTATGTATTTAGGAGAAATTATGTCAAACTAAGAAAAAATTTATGTTTTTAGTTATGGAACTATTCAAGATCCACAATTTTATAAAGAATTATTACCAAACTCAAAGCCAATGCCTGCAATATTAAACGGTTATGCAAAATGTGTTGATGAAACAATGTATTTTTTATTAAAAAAAGATTTGTCAAGTCAAGTTAAGGGAAGCGTATTTGAAATTAATAAAGAAGAATTGTTTTTAATTGATAGATGGGAATTATTTCCTCAATATCAAAGATTTCAAGTCAATGTTTTATTAACCGAAACAAATGAAATTTTAGAAAATGTTTATGTATATACAAAATTAGAAGTTGGAAAATATTATTTAGCAACAGATGATATGGGATTTTCTAGAAATCCTAATGCCAATGAAAATAATTTAAATGCTTTTATTGAAATGGAAAAGGCAATAAAAGATTTTCCATTAACTGACTATATATTTTTATATGACATAAACGAACAAGAATTTGAAGAAATTAATAAATTAACTCACCCTTATGCTGCTTTAATTATTGATGATAAGGAAAATAGAAATTATGTTGCAATTCACGGATCAATTTTTGCAATTAAAGAAGATGGTAAAATGTATGCAGCCTTAACTTCGTTTAGCCAAAAATCAAATTTAAATAGTATTTTTTATTATCAAGCATTTAATGAAAAGTTATTAAATAGCAAACCAGAAATAACGTTAAAATCGTTATATGATAATACAAATATAGATTTTTTAATTAATAAAAAACCTGTTTATTATTTAAGCTCAAGAGAAGACAAAACAATCAATGAAACTCAAGTTGGTTGATATGAAAATAAAGCCTTTGAATTAGTTGAAAAAGATTTTGACATTGATCCATTTATTCGCTTTAATAAAATGTTAAAAGCATTTTTTGATACAAAACAAAAAAATGATAAATAAAGAAATAATTATAAAAAATGTGCCACATAAACCCGGAGTTTATTTATGAAAAAATAAAAATGGCAATATTATTTATGTTGGCAAAGCAAAAGATTTGAAAAATAGAATGTTGCAATACTTTGATATAAAAATGCAAAATTCTTTTAAAACAGAAAAAATGAGGCAAGAGATTGCCGATTTTTCTACAATCATTTTAAGCTCGGAACGTGAAGCATTTATTGAAGAAAGAAAATTGATTGATTTTTACAAGCCATTTTACAATGTTCTTTTTCCAACTAGAGATAGTTTCCCTTATATAAGAGTTAAATTACTAAGTACTAATAAATTAATAATTGATATAAAAAATCATTATAAAAAAGAACCAAATTCTATATATTATGGTCCTATTCCTGACAATAAAAATTTCAAACCATTAATTAGATATTTGAATCATTTACTACTTTCTAAGGATGGAATCATAATTGAAAAACAAAGTCCTGAATTTGCAAAGCAGAGATTTGAACAAGCCAAATCAATCATGAAATTTGGTCCTGATTTTAAAAGAAATTTAAAACAAAAAATCAATGAGGCAATTGAAATGAACCTGTTTGAGCAGGCGAGATTTTATGACCAAATTTTAGATTTATTAAATTACAATAAACAAAGTCAAAATATTTTTATAAAAACTATCAAAGATATTGATGTCTTTGGTTTTTATCAATATCAAAACTATATGATGGTTAATGTTATGATTTATAAAAATGGATCATTAGTAAATTCTTACGACTATATTTTTGAAATAATATTGAATGAACATGAATTTGTTAATCAATTTATTGATGAATTTTATGTTAATAATCAATTACCGGCTCAAATAATAATACCTTTAAAATATTATGAATTAGGTGGATTTGATTATAATGACAAAGTAAGCGCGCCATTGAACAAATTAAACAAAAACTTGATTGATATTGCTATTGAGAATGCATCAAATAATATTGAACAAAAAATAAAAAATTATTTGAGTAAGCAAACAAAAGACAATGAAATTTTCAATAAATTATGTTCATATTTGAATGTTTATGCAGAGAGAATTGTTTTATTTGACAATTCATTTTTATCAAATACTAACGAAGTAATAGGAGCAGCTTGCTATTTTAAAAATGGCCAAGCTTTTAAAAAATTCTACCGTTTCTATAATTTAAAATTGAATTTATTAAGAAATGCTGATGTTGAATATATGCAACAAACTTCCTTTAATTATTTAAAAGATTTGGGAGATCAAGTTGATGTTGTTATTGTTGATGGTTCAATTGGTCAAATAAATGAAGTTAAAAAATCAATGGCATTTTTAAATTTAAATATTCCTCTATTCGGGCTGGTTAAAAATAGTAAACATGAAACTCAAAAATTAATTGATTCAAACAACAACGAAATTAAAATAGATGACCAAGATGTATTTAATTTGCTTTCAAGAATGCAAACAGAGGTTGATAGGTTTGCAAAATATAGATATAACCAAAAACAAAGAAAATCAATGTTATCTAATCCTCTATTAAAAATAAAAGGTATTGGATTTAAGACAATAGAAAAATTAATTAATTATTTTGGCAGTTATAAAAAAATTCAACAAGCTTCTTTTGATGAAATATCAAAGGTAGCAAACAAAAAAGTTGCTAAGCTAATTTGTGAAGACAAAGGGGAATCGTTTTATTAAATTATTTTTCAAAAATATTAAAAAAATTTTTAA is a window of Metamycoplasma hominis ATCC 23114 DNA encoding:
- a CDS encoding gamma-glutamylcyclotransferase family protein, with translation MYVFSYGTIQDPQFYKELLPNSKPMPAILNGYAKCVDETMYFLLKKDLSSQVKGSVFEINKEELFLIDRWELFPQYQRFQVNVLLTETNEILENVYVYTKLEVGKYYLATDDMGFSRNPNANENNLNAFIEMEKAIKDFPLTDYIFLYDINEQEFEEINKLTHPYAALIIDDKENRNYVAIHGSIFAIKEDGKMYAALTSFSQKSNLNSIFYYQAFNEKLLNSKPEITLKSLYDNTNIDFLINKKPVYYLSSREDKTINETQVGWYENKAFELVEKDFDIDPFIRFNKMLKAFFDTKQKNDK
- a CDS encoding GIY-YIG nuclease family protein; this encodes MINKEIIIKNVPHKPGVYLWKNKNGNIIYVGKAKDLKNRMLQYFDIKMQNSFKTEKMRQEIADFSTIILSSEREAFIEERKLIDFYKPFYNVLFPTRDSFPYIRVKLLSTNKLIIDIKNHYKKEPNSIYYGPIPDNKNFKPLIRYLNHLLLSKDGIIIEKQSPEFAKQRFEQAKSIMKFGPDFKRNLKQKINEAIEMNLFEQARFYDQILDLLNYNKQSQNIFIKTIKDIDVFGFYQYQNYMMVNVMIYKNGSLVNSYDYIFEIILNEHEFVNQFIDEFYVNNQLPAQIIIPLKYYELGGFDYNDKVSAPLNKLNKNLIDIAIENASNNIEQKIKNYLSKQTKDNEIFNKLCSYLNVYAERIVLFDNSFLSNTNEVIGAACYFKNGQAFKKFYRFYNLKLNLLRNADVEYMQQTSFNYLKDLGDQVDVVIVDGSIGQINEVKKSMAFLNLNIPLFGLVKNSKHETQKLIDSNNNEIKIDDQDVFNLLSRMQTEVDRFAKYRYNQKQRKSMLSNPLLKIKGIGFKTIEKLINYFGSYKKIQQASFDEISKVANKKVAKLICEDKGESFY